Proteins from one Podospora pseudocomata strain CBS 415.72m chromosome 4, whole genome shotgun sequence genomic window:
- a CDS encoding hypothetical protein (EggNog:ENOG503NXF5; COG:C), translating to MKTLSLLPMWQSLYFFDITKFKEVLEWLIKLSPTASPTLEIVLVSSFVPQSSPTPTLTAVFTSFAPSHTAALSALIPIHTSLPCPPSASPNHPSRFCEPTSLPEEYAAQLAGNAAPGFRTRSDNAYLSNDLSPAQVAAALDPAFSSLPTKQSTALWFSMNPTSRRARKGNMMLSMQSDHYFSVYAVWEEEKDDGVCDGWVRDVFARLEEQEGTLAGSYLGDADFQFRKAGGKFWGEGRGDPGDVKAKWDGEGRICGLLEGHEALGEGVRGGGLG from the exons ATGAAAACTCTGTCTCTGCTCCCGATGTGGCAGTCGCTTTATTTCTTCGATATCACCAAGTTTAAAGAGGTGCTGGAGTGGTTGATCAAG CTCTCCCCAaccgcctccccaaccctcgaAATCGTCCTCGTCTCGTCCTTTGTCCCccaatcctcccccaccccaaccctcacgGCAGTCTTCACCTCCTTTGCCCCCTCCCACACCGCCGCTCTTTCAGCCTTAATCCCCAtccacacctccctcccctgccccccctccgccagcCCAAACCACCCCAGCCGCTTCTGCGAACCTACCTCCCTTCCAGAAGAGTACGCAGCCCAACTAGCCGGCAACGCCGCCCCCGGCTTCCGCACCCGCTCAGACAACGCCTACCTCTCCAACGACCTCTCCCCGGCACAAGTCGCTGCCGCGCTTGACCCAGCATTTTCATCCCTTCCGACAAAGCAGAGCACCGCGCTGTGGTTCTCGATGAATCCTACTTCGAGGAGGGCACGGAAGGGGAACATGATGCTTAGCATGCAATCTGATCATTATTTTTCTGTGTATGctgtttgggaggaggagaaggatgatggggtgtgTGATGGCTGGGTGAGGGATGTTTTTGCCAGattggaggagcaggaggggaCTCTTGCTGGGAGTTATCTTGGGGATGCCGACTTTCAGTTTAGGAAGGCGGGGGGGaagttttggggggaggggaggggtgatcCGGGGGATGTGAAGGCGAagtgggatggggaggggaggatttgTGGGCTCTTGGAGGGGCATGAGGCgttgggtgagggggtgagggggggagggttgggatgA
- a CDS encoding hypothetical protein (EggNog:ENOG503NXF5; COG:C), translating to MPDATDPAPDTHITPSVNNPSSGSSPAPIILRSATPESEFNSLIFSRIFNRRRPDLSSSAIPWQHSRHPHAYCKPLTVSDVVACVDFARKKDKRIAIRSGGHSWACWSIRYDSILLDMIDFEGGVGSIRWEREMGEGVVSCGPAVTSAGLNEFLAEGGRMFPGGHCPDVGLGGFLLQGGMGWNCKNWGWACEYVVGVDVVTAGLEVLHINETKHKTCFTLLGVRGQPFLLS from the exons ATGCCCGACGCAACCGACCCCGCTCCTGACACACACATAACCCCCTccgtcaacaaccccagctccGGTTCTAGTCCGGCCCCGATCATCCTCCGCTCTGCCACCCCAGAGTCGGAGTTCAACTCTTTGATCTTCTCCCGCATCTtcaaccgccgccgccccgaTCTATCTTCCTCTGCCATCCCCTGGCAGCACTCCCGTCATCCACACGCCTATTGCAAGCCGCTGACTGTCTCTGACGTTGTGGCGTGTGTTGATTTTGCTAGGAAAAAAGACAAGCGCATTGCCATCCGCAGCGGGGGCCACAGCTGGGCCTGTTGGTCGATTAGGTATGACTCGATTCTGCTGGACATGATCGActttgagggaggggttgggtcGATCAGATGGGAACGCGagatgggtgagggggtggtgagctgtGGTCCGGCTGTGACGTCGGCGGGGTTGAATGAGTttttggcggaggggggcaGGATGTTTCCTGGGGGTCATTGTCCTGATGtcgggttggggggttttttGCTGCagggagggatggggtggaaCTGCAAG AACTGGGGTTGGGCGTGTGAATATGTAGTGGGAGTTGATGTCGTGACGGCCGGGCTAGAAGTCTTGCACATAAACGAGACCAAACACAAGACTTGTTTCACGCTGCTCGGGGTGCGGGGCCAGCCTTTCCTGCTGTCGTGA
- a CDS encoding hypothetical protein (EggNog:ENOG503PFU4): MLVGQTTVRALLSGIAMNHLEMVPETSPNPGGLRFLRLTRQTGTCRSGEKWCLDGCIPLSGVCCISRGTYCDAGYYCMAVSGCCREGRTCSGVGGTCDPGEVMCNRGCMPSSGVCCPGGGYCDAGYECTTTNTCRRAGSGGGGSSGGGSSGGSTTTCGAGRKRCDTGYCIPEDGTCCNRGTGRYCEDGYYCLTGSGCCRDGRTCRPNTSLIEDPITSTTPTTTSTPTALPTPDGDDDVDSGAPEPTATFGGIDDLIDATTTTTTTTTTSPTATGTLPIPPAITNALPGGGNGNDNVNGNGGTGAGIRSVEVSLAGCVMGLMVGVFGLLL, translated from the exons ATGCTCGTCGGACAGACTACCGTTCGCGCCCTCCTCAGCGGCATTGCCATGAACCACCTGGAGATGGTCCCCGAGACGTCTCCCAACCCGGGCGGTCTCAGATTCTTGAGGTTGACCAGACAGACTGGCACATGCAGATCAGGAGAGAAGTGGTGTTTGGATGGGTGCATTCCGCTCAGCGGTGTCTGCTGCATATCACGAGGCACATATTGCGATGCTGGTTACTACTGCATGGCTGTTTCTGGGTGCTGCCGG GAGGGACGAACATGCAGCGGCGTCGGCGGGACTTGCGATCCGGGGGAAGTGATGTGCAATAGGGG ATGCATGCCCTCCAGTGGCGTCTGCTGCCCAGGCGGAGGCTATTGCGATGCCGGTTACGAAtgcacaacaaccaacacatgccgacgcgctggcagtggtggtggaggaagcagTGGTGGCGGTTCTAGCGGAGGGAGCACCACAACCTGCGGTGCTGGACGCAAGAGATGTGACACTGGCTACTGCATCCCTGAAGACGGGACGTGCTGCAACAGAGGAACTGGACGTTACTGCGAG GATGGCTACTACTGCCTCACAGGAAGTGGCTGCTGCAGAGACGGAAGAACGTGCCGACCAAACACGTCTCTCATAGAGGACCCTATCACGTCCACCACGCCCACTACCACGTCGACTCCAACGGCTCTTCCAACCCCCGATGGCGATGACGACGTCGACAGCGGAGCACCGGAGCCAACTGCTACTTTTGGTGGAATTGATGACCTGATCGAtgccaccacaaccaccaccacaaccaccaccacaagcccAACAGCCACAGGGACCCTTCCGATCCCGcctgccatcaccaacgctCTTCCCGGAGGCGGGAATGGTAACGATAATGTTAATGGTAATGGAGGAACTGGCGCCGGTATCAGATCGGTGGAGGTATCCCTGGCAGGGTGCGTCATGGGTCTGATGGTAGGTGTGTTTGGTCTGCTGCTTTAA